Proteins encoded in a region of the Panicum hallii strain FIL2 chromosome 3, PHallii_v3.1, whole genome shotgun sequence genome:
- the LOC112886895 gene encoding uncharacterized protein LOC112886895, with translation MEPCEGTVGGATKKPKPSPAPPIAALGDDFLGEILLRLPDMASLASAALACKQWHRVASDPAVFRRFDALRRPPLVGFLLTDRGDMPSPYRSPNLFFVHATRNPNLAAAAADGDFFFEDLPAVDSDDEEEGYDWDEWRLRGCDGGRLLLSRGRDGLDLAVYDPISRTAVFLRPDGVFRACTHVVRYAIVVDEADGSFLVIGFDFRGAVFSSRSGKWVKINMERVKLEKGDVTYEHEIFDKIHSFSSDGMAAGRFAYWRSNTKKDRHFNPVERIMVLDTTTMEWSVITAPFPAGESYCVADMPEHGGLCLFSSKEQCLQLWVRNSVGGWVLKKDFSLLNEWMKKIRRAEWMKRVRVLAARAGYVYMEFWSIRKANSYFLVLNMRTMKMSVFPNNPEDPHRGPAFPFFMRLEPLLGPDEDQNVHLDV, from the coding sequence ATGGAACCGTGCGAGGGAACAGTTGGCGGCGCCACCAAGAAGCCCAAGCCCTCGCCTGCGCCGCCGATTGCGGCCCTCGGCGATGACTTCCTCGGTGAGATCCTCCTCCGGCTCCCCGACATGGCATCGCTCGCCAGCGCCGCCCTTGCCTGCAAGCAATGGCACCGCGTGGCCTCCGACCCCGCCGTCTTCCGCCGATTCGACGCCCTCCGCCGGCCCCCGCTTGTCGGGTTCCTCCTCACTGACCGCGGTGATATGCCCTCCCCCTACCGCTCCCCCAACCTCTTCTTCGTCCACGCCACCCGCAACCCCAAtctggccgcggccgccgcggacgGCGATTTCTTCTTCGAGGATCTCCCAGCCGTCGATTcggacgacgaggaggagggaTACGACTGGGACGAGTGGCGCCTCCGCGGCTGCGACggcggccgcctcctcctctcccgcgGCCGCGACGGCCTCGACCTCGCCGTCTACGACCCCATCTCGCGGACCGCTGTCTTCCTTCGTCCAGACGGCGTCTTCCGCGCGTGCACCCACGTGGTCCGCTACGCCATTGTCGTCGACGAGGCCGATGGGTCCTTCTTAGTCATCGGCTTTGATTTCAGGGGCGCCGTATTCTCCTCCCGCAGCGGCAAATGGGTTAAAATCAATATGGAAAGGGTCAAGCTGGAAAAGGGCGATGTCACATACGAGCATGAGATATTCGACAAGATTCACTCGTTCTCCAGCGACGGAATGGCCGCTGGCCGGTTTGCTTACTGGAGGTCGAACACCAAGAAGGACAGACACTTCAATCCGGTTGAGAGGATCATGGTGCTTGACACGACCACCATGGAATGGTCAGTCATCACTGCTCCGTTCCCCGCAGGGGAATCCTACTGTGTGGCCGATATGCCAGAGCATGGTGGCCTGTGTCTCTTCTCCAGCAAGGAGCAGTGCCTTCAGCTCTGGGTCCGCAACAGCGTCGGTGGATGGGTGCTCAAGAAGGATTTTTCCTTGCTGAATGAGTGGATGAAGAAAATCCGCCGTGCTGAGTGGATGAAGAGGGTACGCGTCTTGGCGGCAAGGGCTGGCTATGTCTACATGGAGTTCTGGTCAATCAGGAAGGCTAATTCCTACTTTCTTGTGTTGAATATGAGAACCATGAAGATGTCAGTGTTCCCCAACAACCCAGAAGACCCTCATAGAGGTCCTGCATTTCCATTCTTCATGCGCTTGGAGCCTCTGCTTGGACCAGATGAGGATCAGAATGTTCATCTTGATGTTTAA